CACTCCCGCATCGGTTGGGCTGTCCCGGTCCGATATGGAACCGGGATCTGACTATCCCGCGTTTACGGGCCGGCATCAATGCAGAGCCGCGCCGGATATCCGCATGCGCTGGAGGTGGAGTCGCGAGGGCTGAGGATTAGCGGCGCTCGCCTTGCTCGCGGATCGCGCCGAGATGCTCATTGATGCGGAACACGATCAGCACGAATTCCGCGGCGACGCGCGCGAAGATCACGCCGGCCAGCACACCGGCGATGCTGGCGAGAACGATCACAAACCCGCCGAACGGATTGATCGCCATCGCCGTGAGCCCGGTGAAGATGCCCG
The sequence above is drawn from the Afipia sp. P52-10 genome and encodes:
- a CDS encoding DUF4282 domain-containing protein translates to MFDWKDLFQWDRFITPTIIKIFYWLAIVLAVLYGLSGIFTGLTAMAINPFGGFVIVLASIAGVLAGVIFARVAAEFVLIVFRINEHLGAIREQGERR